The following proteins are encoded in a genomic region of Leptospira langatensis:
- a CDS encoding PAS domain-containing sensor histidine kinase, with translation MALAKLINWFKDRSLRKKIEREIRVLTPVVSNDYIYRLEVSEEGKLELTWVNDAFLSFAKMRSEDLILLRNARDLSKFHPDDHALVDERIKFLLTGLSRVDEYRVYGPEGEILWLRDHGRPIWDQVLGRVTQIYGSVQDITERKKNEIILKDQLSYISILLDSTEDWVIRINPSGKIQYVNSSGRTEIEKQFGIELKQEDKILSYISEDHREIFLAQLNKAFSGEKVKWHFSRLFPTTSNSELEASFAPLLREGTIKEVVLFLKDITLRTVWETALLASEEKYRRLVEVSPDGIGLHADGKVLYINEAGLKMLGYNSLEEVEGMQITDFIHPDSRQVVSERVLRAMLRSEPLEPIEEKFVRKDGSEFPVEVSAVAFDQRGKKFMQVIVRDITERKKADEELAELRRKILQTNDRLQAIIEGVKDSICAVDMDLRIISCNTAFELLVWRLYGRRMTVGNRIYDMAMDNSEEMETIIRNWSRALTGEVFKIERKISGLISDNVLEINYSSIRDESHNMIGATQIIRDVTERYHYEETLRKSLEEKEVMLKEIHHRVKNNLQVVSSLLSLQTDFTDDPKLVSILKECERRIQSMALVHKELYQNDTIADADFTEYLNNLLVALVQSFGANRKVEYSIESQDIRLNLDFAIPLALVFNELVSNSLKYAFPGEKRGRIFIGLNKSPEGISILVGDDGVGLPKNFNVRNSDGLGLQLVGMLLDKLKAKWELVPVEIGTRYSIQVPLSKKNSSF, from the coding sequence ATGGCGCTAGCCAAATTGATCAATTGGTTTAAGGATCGGAGTCTCCGGAAAAAAATAGAAAGAGAGATACGCGTACTCACACCGGTAGTTTCTAACGATTATATCTATCGTCTTGAAGTATCCGAAGAGGGTAAGTTGGAACTTACCTGGGTAAACGATGCATTTTTATCCTTTGCCAAGATGAGATCCGAGGATCTCATACTTCTTAGGAACGCAAGGGATCTAAGTAAATTCCATCCTGACGATCATGCGCTTGTAGACGAACGCATTAAGTTTTTATTAACTGGCCTTTCTAGAGTGGACGAATACAGGGTTTACGGTCCGGAAGGAGAGATCCTTTGGCTACGGGATCATGGTCGTCCTATTTGGGATCAGGTTTTGGGGAGAGTGACCCAGATCTACGGTTCCGTTCAGGATATCACGGAGAGAAAGAAGAACGAGATCATCCTAAAGGACCAACTCTCCTATATTAGTATTTTATTAGATAGTACCGAGGATTGGGTAATTCGAATCAATCCCTCCGGAAAAATACAATATGTGAACTCTTCCGGTCGCACGGAGATAGAGAAGCAATTCGGGATCGAATTGAAACAGGAAGATAAGATCCTTTCCTATATCTCCGAAGACCATCGAGAGATCTTCTTGGCACAATTGAATAAGGCCTTTTCGGGAGAAAAGGTCAAATGGCATTTCAGCAGATTATTCCCCACAACATCCAATTCGGAATTGGAAGCTTCCTTTGCTCCTCTATTGAGAGAAGGTACCATCAAGGAAGTGGTTTTGTTCTTAAAGGACATCACCCTTAGGACCGTTTGGGAGACTGCACTCTTAGCAAGCGAAGAGAAATACAGAAGGCTTGTAGAAGTATCTCCGGATGGGATCGGACTCCATGCGGATGGAAAAGTCCTATATATCAATGAGGCCGGACTCAAGATGCTCGGTTATAATTCTCTCGAAGAAGTAGAAGGAATGCAGATCACGGACTTCATCCATCCTGATTCCAGGCAGGTAGTGAGTGAAAGAGTCTTGAGAGCCATGCTCAGGTCGGAACCATTGGAACCGATCGAAGAGAAGTTCGTCCGAAAAGACGGTTCCGAATTTCCGGTAGAAGTGTCTGCAGTGGCTTTTGACCAGAGAGGAAAGAAATTCATGCAGGTAATCGTTCGGGATATTACCGAAAGAAAAAAAGCCGACGAAGAGCTTGCAGAACTCAGAAGAAAGATCCTACAGACAAACGATCGCTTGCAAGCGATCATAGAAGGTGTGAAGGATTCCATCTGTGCAGTCGACATGGACCTGCGGATCATCTCTTGCAATACTGCGTTCGAATTATTGGTCTGGAGATTGTACGGAAGAAGAATGACCGTAGGCAATCGCATTTACGATATGGCCATGGATAATTCTGAGGAGATGGAAACCATTATCCGGAACTGGAGTAGAGCCCTCACCGGAGAGGTCTTCAAAATAGAGAGAAAGATCTCCGGTCTGATCAGTGATAACGTATTAGAGATCAATTATAGTTCCATTCGGGATGAAAGCCATAATATGATCGGTGCTACCCAGATCATCCGAGATGTAACGGAGCGATATCATTATGAGGAAACACTTCGCAAATCGCTAGAGGAAAAAGAAGTGATGCTAAAGGAGATCCATCATAGGGTAAAGAACAACCTGCAAGTGGTTTCTAGCCTCTTAAGTCTGCAAACCGATTTCACGGATGATCCAAAGTTAGTTTCCATCCTGAAAGAATGTGAGAGGCGAATACAGTCCATGGCTCTCGTTCATAAGGAGCTGTATCAAAACGATACGATTGCAGACGCGGACTTTACCGAGTATTTGAATAATTTGCTCGTTGCGCTCGTGCAATCTTTCGGTGCAAACCGTAAGGTGGAATATTCCATAGAATCCCAAGATATCCGACTGAATTTGGACTTTGCTATTCCTCTGGCTTTGGTCTTTAACGAATTGGTTTCCAATTCCTTAAAGTATGCTTTCCCAGGAGAAAAGAGAGGTCGGATCTTTATAGGACTGAACAAATCTCCCGAAGGTATTTCTATTCTTGTTGGAGACGATGGGGTCGGATTGCCTAAGAATTTCAATGTTCGGAATTCGGACGGACTAGGGCTGCAACTTGTGGGAATGCTACTGGATAAGCTAAAGGCAAAATGGGAATTGGTCCCTGTAGAGATCGGTACCCGCTATAGCATCCAAGTACCTCTTTCCAAAAAGAATTCCTCTTTCTAA
- a CDS encoding ABC-F family ATP-binding cassette domain-containing protein: MNLISVDRVSKAIGEKQLFSNLSFGIDEGEKTGLLGINGSGKSTLLRILLGIEEPDSGKVVRNRELKISFLSQFPEFDPEKTVLEHILSGSGPLLETVRRYEKACVLLETGGENAEKEYHEAMEEMDSKQAWELESKLKNILRELNIPDVTRKMGELSGGMVKKVALAQALTEESNLLVLDEPTNHLDIDAILWLQEFLQSTDRAVLLVTHDRYFLEEIANRILEIDRGNFRIFPGNYDLYLEKKVEMQAIEEKEEAKRKSFLRTELEWLKRQPKARGTKQKARTDRVIEVLDRKKAGKDIVLDISVSGRRLGGKVLELKNIKKAYTNTPLVGGFSYIFKSKERIGIVGSNGTGKTTLLNMITGREKPDSGDVSTGLNTSFGYFDQMGRDLPKDKKVLDYVKEEIAPTIKMSDGSTWSASQFLERFLFPSQLQQTKIERLSGGEKKRLYLVLLLMKNPNFLVLDEPTNDLDIPTLSVLEEFLDDFPGVVLVVSHDRYFMDRVVDYLFIFQGEGRIERFPGNYSEYLEYREYEEKETKTPSARSVEKQTDPTKKKGLGYQDKRRLEALEKEIASLETEEKDLVEKLQSSDPELARKSGERLTQLQEELLLKVKEWEDLASKE, encoded by the coding sequence ATGAATCTCATATCCGTAGACCGAGTCTCCAAAGCAATCGGCGAAAAGCAATTATTCAGTAATCTTAGCTTCGGGATAGACGAAGGGGAGAAGACGGGTCTACTCGGGATCAACGGCTCCGGAAAATCCACTTTGCTTAGGATCTTACTCGGAATAGAAGAACCGGATAGCGGTAAAGTAGTTCGAAACAGAGAGCTGAAGATCTCCTTCTTATCCCAGTTCCCAGAGTTTGATCCGGAAAAAACGGTATTAGAACATATACTCTCCGGCTCCGGTCCATTGCTCGAAACAGTTAGACGTTACGAGAAGGCATGCGTCCTCTTAGAAACAGGAGGAGAAAACGCAGAGAAGGAATACCACGAGGCAATGGAAGAAATGGATTCCAAACAGGCGTGGGAGCTGGAATCCAAACTCAAAAATATATTAAGAGAACTGAATATACCGGATGTGACCCGAAAAATGGGAGAACTCTCTGGGGGAATGGTCAAGAAAGTCGCGCTTGCTCAAGCACTTACGGAAGAATCCAATCTTCTTGTATTGGACGAGCCTACCAACCATCTTGATATAGATGCGATCCTTTGGTTGCAGGAGTTCCTACAAAGCACGGATCGGGCAGTTTTACTCGTAACCCACGACCGATATTTCTTAGAGGAGATCGCCAATCGTATCCTGGAAATAGATCGAGGAAACTTTCGGATCTTTCCCGGGAATTACGACCTTTATTTGGAGAAGAAGGTAGAGATGCAGGCTATCGAAGAAAAGGAAGAGGCCAAGAGAAAATCCTTTTTGCGAACAGAGCTGGAATGGTTAAAGAGACAGCCTAAAGCGAGAGGAACCAAGCAAAAGGCGAGAACAGACAGGGTCATTGAGGTCTTAGACAGAAAGAAAGCAGGAAAAGATATCGTTTTGGATATCTCCGTTTCCGGACGAAGACTCGGCGGAAAAGTATTAGAATTAAAGAATATTAAGAAAGCGTACACTAACACTCCTCTCGTAGGGGGATTTTCCTATATTTTCAAGAGCAAGGAGAGGATAGGGATCGTAGGATCGAACGGGACCGGAAAGACAACTCTTCTGAATATGATCACTGGAAGGGAAAAGCCGGACTCAGGAGACGTTTCTACAGGTCTGAATACAAGCTTTGGATACTTCGATCAGATGGGCAGGGATCTTCCTAAGGATAAGAAGGTCCTAGACTATGTAAAAGAAGAGATCGCTCCCACCATAAAGATGAGCGACGGCAGTACCTGGTCCGCTTCGCAGTTCTTAGAGCGATTTTTGTTTCCTTCTCAATTACAACAGACTAAGATCGAAAGACTCTCCGGGGGAGAAAAGAAGAGATTGTATTTGGTCCTTCTTCTTATGAAGAACCCGAACTTCCTGGTCTTGGATGAGCCCACGAACGATCTGGACATTCCTACACTTTCCGTGCTCGAAGAATTCTTAGATGATTTTCCAGGTGTGGTTCTCGTGGTTTCTCACGATCGATACTTTATGGATAGGGTAGTGGACTATCTATTCATCTTCCAGGGAGAAGGAAGGATAGAACGTTTTCCAGGAAACTATTCCGAGTATTTGGAATATAGGGAATATGAGGAGAAGGAAACGAAGACTCCTTCTGCGAGATCTGTAGAAAAGCAGACGGATCCAACGAAGAAGAAAGGCCTAGGATACCAGGATAAAAGAAGACTGGAAGCCTTAGAAAAGGAAATCGCTTCTTTGGAAACCGAAGAAAAGGATCTAGTGGAAAAATTGCAATCCAGCGATCCGGAGCTTGCAAGAAAGTCAGGAGAAAGACTCACACAATTACAAGAAGAACTTCTTCTGAAAGTAAAAGAATGGGAAGATCTCGCCTCCAAAGAATAG